Genomic DNA from Thermosipho ferrireducens:
AAGAACCTCCTTTCAGTGGAGAAAGTAGCTCAGCTTAGAGATATAACACCCCAGGAAGTAATTTATGGTGTGAAGAAGGAGGGTTAAGGAATGAAGAAATTAAAAATAACATTGATAAAAAGTCCAATAGGTTATAAATATGATCAAAAAGACACAGTAAAGAGATTGGGACTTAGAAAGCTAAATTCAACAGTTATAAAAGATGATGTTCCTCAAATCAGAGGTATGATTAGAAAAGTAAGACACCTCGTTAAAGTTGAGGAAATAGATGAGTAAAGGAGGTAATTTGTTATGAGAATAGAGGATCTTAAGCCTACTCCAGGTTCAGTGAAAAAACGAATACGTGTGGGGCGTGGCATAGCTTCTGGAAAAGGAAAAACGTCTGGAAAAGGACACAAGGGTCAGAAATCTCGAGGGGCAGGCAAGGTTAGAATTTGGTTTGAAGGAGGACAAACACCTCTTCACAGGAGATTACCAAAGTATGGATTTAAGAATTTCAATAAAAAAGTATATACAATAGTAAATGTTGAGCAACTTGAAAAGTTATTTGAATCAGGTGAGGAAGTAACACCAGAGAAGCTTATAGAATTGGGTGTTGTGAAAAAATTAAATGATGGTGTTAAAATTCTTGGTAATGGTGAGATAACAAAACCTCTTACAGTAATTGCTCATGCTTTCAGTTCCAGCGCTAGGAGGAAGATAGAGGCTGTTGGCGGAAAAGTTGAGGTGATATAAAAATGTGGAAAGCGTTGAAAAATGCTTTAAAGATTCCTGAACTGAGAGATCGTATAGTATTTACGTTATTGATGCTTATAGTATTTCGTTTGGGGATTTATATACCGGTACCCGGTATTAATCTGAAGGCGTGGGGGGCCGCCTTTACTCAACTTGGAAGTGGAGCGGCAAGTGGACTTCTTAGTTTTTACGATGTTTTTACTGGGGGAGCATTTAGAAGATTTTCAATATTTTCAATGAGTGTTACTCCTTACATCAATGCTGCAATAATTCTTCAGTTGCTTTCATCGGTTATACCAAGTTTAAAAGAAATGTTGAAAGAAGGAGAAGAGGGTCGTAAAAAATTTCAGCGTTATACACGAAACCTTACAGTGATATTAGGCGCTCTTCAGTCTTTTGTCGTCTCATTTAGTCTTGGAAGAGGTTTTCAAAATGTTTTGACAGTTCCACTCTGGACCTTTACTTTTGTGTCAACAGTTTCTTTGCTTTCTGGAACAATGTTTCTTTTGTGGATAGGCGATAGAATTACTGAAAAAGGAATAGGAAATGGTATAAGTGTTTTAATATTTGCGGGTATTGTTGCAAGGTATCCGAGCTATTTTAGACGTGCAGTTCTTGGAGGATTAAATATATTTGAGTGGCTATTCCTTATAGGTGTTATGATTTTAATGGTTGTAGGAATTATTTATGTTCAACAGGCAGAAAGAAGGATAACGATTCAATACGCTTCAAGAATGGTCGGCAGAAGAATCTATGGCGGGACATCTACTCATATTCCTATAAAGGTTAATCACAGTGGTGTTATTCCTATAATTTTTGCCTGGGCTATAGTTTCCATTCCTGTAGGTATAGCTCAATTTACAAATTCAGATACTGCTAAATCTTTATTTGGAATGTCGAGTCCCCTTATAATAACAATATACGCTATTTTAATCTTCTTCTTTACATACTTTTACAGTGTGGTTGTATTTGATCCAAAAGATATTGCCAGTAATATAAAAAGTTATGGTGGATATATTCCTGGTATAAGGCCTGGAAAACCAACTGAGCAATATATTACAAGAGTACTCAACAGGATAACTTTTGTTGGGGCTTTATTCCTTGTGACAATATCTTTAATACCTTACGTTATACAGGGAGTTACAGGAGTAAATATCTGGCTTGGTGGAACAAGTGCGTTGATAGCTGTTGGTGTGGCCCTTGATGTGGCACAACAGATGGAAGCACACCTTATAATGAGAAATTACGAAGGATTTGTTAAAAAAGGCAAACTTCCTGGAAGGAGATGAGGCTATGAATATAGTGTTTCTCGGGCCTCCAGGAGCAGGAAAAGGGACCTACGCTAAAAAGTTAGTAGAACTTCTCGGAATCCCTCATATATCCACAGGAGATATGTTTAGAGAGGCAATATCTTCCGGGAGTGAACTGGGGAAAAAGGTAGAAGAAATAGTAAATAAGGGTGAATTGGTCCCTGATGATTTAACAAATGCGATAGTAAAGGACAGGCTTTCAAAAGCAGATTGCAGAAAAGGGTTTATTCTGGATGGTTTTCCACGAACGTTAGCGCAGGCGAAAGCACTTGATGAAATATTAAAGAGTTTGAATAAATCAATTGAATATGCCATGTATTTTGAAGTTAGTGAAAATGTAGTAGTAGAAAGAATCAGCAATAGAAGAATATGTTCTAAATGTGGAAAAATATATAATTTAATAACATTACCTCCAAAACGAAAAGATTTTTGTGATGAATGCGGGGGAAAACTTTATCAGAGAGATGACGATAAAGAAGATGTAGTAAGAAGACGATATAAAATTTATATGGAGAACACAGCCCCTGTAATTGAATTTTATCGTAATCAAAACAAACTTTTTACAATAAATGGTGCTGAAGGTGTTGAAGTGGTAATAAAAGAAGTATTAAATATTATCAGAAGGTGAAGCAATGATTTTTCTAAAGAGCAAAGATCAAATTGAGAAAATGAAAGTGGCATGCCAGGCAGTGGCAGCTATACTTGAAGAAGCAGAGAAATACGTAGTTGAAGGAGCGTCTGCCTGGGATCTTGAAATAGTTGCTGATAAGATTCTTAAAGAATATAGATGTAAACCAGCTTTTAAGGGATACTCCGGGTATCCGTATATTACTACTGTCTCTGTAAATGATGAAGTTATTCATGGATTTCCATTGAAGAAAAAGGTATTTAAAAATGGCGATATTGTTTCTCTTGATGTTGGAGCGATTTATGATGGTTATTATGGTGACGGGGCTTTTACTTATGTAGTAGGTGGAACAACAGATCAGATAGGTATGAAATTAGTAGAAGTAACAAAAAAATCTCTTGAAAGAGTTATTTCCAGAATCCGTGGTGGAATAAGATTAGGGGACATTTCACATGAAATACAATCTTTTGTTGAGTCAAATGGATTTAATGTTGTTAGAGATTTTGTTGGGCATGGAGTTGGAAGTAAATTACACGAAGATCCGCAAATACCTAATTATGGAAAAAAAGGTACGGGTCCCATAATAAAACCTGGAATGACGTTTGCAATAGAACCAATGGTTACAGAAGGCGGCTGGCACGTAGTTATCCTGGATGATGGTTGGACTGTGGTAACCAGAGATGGTAAAAGAGCGGCACATTTTGAACATACTGTTCTCGTAACCGAGGATGGCGCAGAAGTTTTAACCCGTTTTAAGGGGTGATACGGTTGTCAAATAGGGATGATATTATTAAAATGGAAGGAACGATTGTAGAAGCTTTACCTAACGCTATGTTTAGAGTAGAACTTGAAAACGGATACAAAATTTTAGCTCATATAAGCGGTAAAATGCGAAAAAATTTCATAAGATTGGTTCCAGGAGACAAAGTGGTTGTTGAACTTACCATTTATGATTTAACTAAAGGAAGAATTATATATCGTAAGAAAGTAGAGAAATAATATTGAAAGGAGAGTGTTATACATGAAGGTTCAATCCTCTGTAAAGAAAAGATGCGAGCACTGTAAGATAATAAAGCGAAAAGGTAAAGTATATGTTATTTGCAAGGTTAATCCCAAGCATAATCAGAAGCAAGGTTAAGGAGGGAGATAAATGGCTCGTATCGTTGGTGTAGAAATTCCTAATGATAAAAAAGTAGAAATAGCTCTTACATATATTTATGGAATAGGCAAAACAAGGGCAAAGCAAATTTGCGAAAATGCAAATATAGATCCAAATAAACGTGTAAGAGAATTAAATGAAGATGAAATAAGCAGAATAGCAAGTTTTATACAACAAAACTATAAGGTAGAAGGTGAACTTCGATCAGAAGTAATGAGAAACATTAAGAGGCTTATGGATATAGGTTGTTACAGGGGATTAAGGCACAAATTAGGGCTTCCTGTAAGAGGACAGAAAACAAAATCAAATGCAAGAACAAGAAAAGGCCCAAGACCAAGTAGAATTAAAAAGAAAAAGTAAGGAGGGAAAAATTAAATGGCCAGGAAAACTCGCAGAAGTGCATCAAAAAGAAAAAAGAAAATAGCTATAGATCACGGAGTTATTCACATAAAGTCCACTTATAATAACACAATAGTGACGTTAACAGATCCAGATGGAAAAGTGATTATCTGGGGTAGCGGAGGAACAGCAGGATTTGAAGGTACAAGAAAAGGTACACCTTATGCAGCTCAACTTGCAGCAGATAAAGTTGCAAAGGAAGCGGTAAGACTCGGTATAAAAAAAGTAGATATTCTTGTTAAAGGACCAGGTTCTGGAAGAGAAGCAGCTATAAGAACTTTCCAGGCAGCCGGTCTTGAAATAGGGATAATAAAGGATGTAACACCTATACCATTTAATGGTTGCAGGCCAAAAAAGAAGAGAGTTTAAAGGAGGGAAATAAATGGCAAGATATACAGGTCCACAATGTAAACTTTGCAGACGCGAAGGAATGAAGTTGTACCTGAAAGGCGAACGATGTTTTACTGATAAATGTGCTTTTGATAAAAGGCCTTACGCTCCAGGAGATCATGGAAGAGCAAGAAACAAGTTAACTCAGTATGGAATTCAGCTCAGGGCAAAACAAACAATGAAGAGAATATACGGTGTGCTGGAAAAACAATTTAGAAGATATTATGAAAAAGCTGCAAGGCAATCAGGGGATACACGTGAAAATCTTGTACTTCAAGTGGAAAGAAGACTCGATAATGTAGTTTATAGACTTGGCTTTGCAGTTAATAGAAATACTGCTCGACAATTAGTTAACCACGGTCATGTGCTTGTTAACGGTAAAAAGGTGAGCATACCTTCTTACCAGGTAAGACCCGGAGACGTCATAGAAGTTAAAGAAGCGAGTAGAAATATAGAACCAGTTAAACAGGCCATTGAGCTTAATAAAGATAAAAATAGAATGCCATGGCTTTCTGCTGATTATGAGAATTATAAAGGGGTTTATGAAAGACATCCAAAATTGGAAGAAGTTATCGACTTGCCAGTTGATGTACAGGCAATTATCGAATTGTACTCGAGGTGATGTATATGGAATTTGTTATGCCAAAAAAAATGAAACTCGAAGAGATGTCAGAAGGGGAAGAGCATTACTATGCGAAGTTTATACTGTCTCCTCTTGAGAAGGGATACGCTACAACGATAGGTAATACTTTAAGAAGAGTGTTACTTTCTTCAATACCATCTCTTGCAATAACAGATGTGAGATTTGTTCGACCAGAGAAGTATCATGAATTTGATACATTAGAAGGTGTAAAGGAAGATATAATCGAAATATTGCTCAATCTGAAAAAAGTGCAATTGAGAATGGAAACATACGTTGAAGAACCTGTTAAAATGAAGATTCAAAAAGCTGGAGCAGGAGAAATACTTGCAAAAGATATAGAAGTTCCTGCGGGGGTTACAATAACAAATCCCAATCTTCATATAGCTACTCTTAATGAAGATGCTGACATTGAAATAGAGATATACGCAACAGTTGGAAAGGGGTTTGTCCCTGCAGCTGAAAGGGTTGAACGTCCCGAAATTGGCTGGATAGTATTAGATGGAGTTTATAATCCTGTTTTGAAAGTTAACTGGAGAATGGAAAATGTTCGTGTTGGAAAGAAAACAGACTATGACAAACTTATTCTTGAGGTATGGACCAAGAAAAGTATAAGACCTATTGAGGCAATGAAACAAGCGGTAAGAATAATAATAGACCATTTCAGTGTTGTAGAAGAAAGTCTGGGAGATATTGAAGAAGTTCCTATTTCTTTAGAGGTTTCAAAAGAAGATACAGAAGAAGTAGTTTTTGAAAATGATGTTTTGCAGAGGAAAATTGAAGAACTTGATCTTTCAGTAAGGGCTTTGAATTGTTTGAAACGAGACAGAATAGAAACAATAGGTGATTTACTTGAAAGAGGAGAAGAAGAGCTTTTGAAAATTAAGAATTTTGGATCAAAGTCCCTTGATGAAGTAAAAGAAAAACTTATGGAAAAATTTGGTCTCACATTTGGAAAGGGGGACAAATAAATGAGGCATCGTGTAAAAAAACACAGAATAGGTAGATACGGAAGTCACAGGAGAGCTACTTTGAGAAATCTTGCAAGAGAAATAATTAAGCATGGGAGTATTCTTACAACTACAGCAAAAGCTAAAGCAGTTCAGTCATTTTTTGAAAAACTTATGACAAAAGCGATAAAAGCGAAAAAGGCTGATAAAAAAGAAGTAAGCGTTGCTTTAAGAAGAGAGATATTCAAGGCCATTGGAGATAGAAGACTAGTTAATAAATTGGTGGATGAGATAGCTCCGAAATTTTTAGAAAGACCGGGAGGATATACTGCGATTTATAAGGTAGGTCCAAGAAGAGGCGATGGAGCAGAAATGTCCCTGATAAAACTTGTCGAAGAGGAATAATAAATTGTAAGGGGGGTATCCCCCTTTTTTAATCTCAAGGAGGTGCACAGATGGATATTAAGGAGTTAGGCATAGATAAAAATGTTGTGACGAAAGAATATGTTTTTAGCAAGCAGGAAATAGAAATAGCCGAGAGAAGAGTTACAAATGAATTAAATCAAAAATATACTATAGAAGGATTTAGAAGAGGAAGAGTTCCTAAATCAGTTTTTAAAACAAGATTTGGGAAGTCGTTTTATGAAATATTCGTTTTTGAAAAACTTATAGATAATATATACAATTCAGTTAAAGGGGAGAATTTACTTCTCGTTCCAGAAATAGCTGAAAGTACAGTAAACGCTGATGAAGCAAAGATTGTAGTTTATTTACACAAAAAACCAGAAATTACAATAGATTATGAGAAAATAAAAGTGAAAGTTACAAACAAGGAACAGGTACTTGATAATTACGTGGAGTTTAGACTTAAAACATTCCAGGAAGAAAACGCAATATTAGAACCCAAAGATGGAGAAGCTGATTATGAAGATCTTGTAAAAGTAAAAGTTACTATCTTATCTAACGACACGGGGAAAGAGCTTATCAAAGAAAAGGAAGACGAATATGTTTTGTATAAAGATGATGAACGTCCAATAGTAACGAATGTTGTGGGACATAAAAAAGGCGATATTGTAGAATTTGATAGAGAATTCGATGTTTCTGAAGAAGGGAAAAAATTGAGTTACCATTATAAAATAGAAATTTTAGAAATATACAATCGCAATCTTCCAGAAATTACTGACGAGTTTGTAAAAACGACTCTTTCTGAAATGCATCTTGAAACAGTGGAAGCTTTAAAAAATAAATTAAGAGAAGAAGGAGAGCAAATTTACGAATCAGAAACCAAACAGTCCATTAGAGAACAGATTCTTTCGCTGCTACCTGATGCTACAGAGCTTGATATTTCTGAAAAGACAATAGACTATGCAGTGAGATTAATAGTTGCAAATATGAAGGAAGAAAACAGCTTTGAAAACTTTGTCAAGAAATATAATAACGAAGAAGAAGCTTTGAAAGAATTAAAAGAATACTATTTGCATGATTTGAAAAAAGAGCTTGCACTTGACAAAATAGCAAAAGAAAATGAAATAAAAAAAGAGGTTACAGATGAAGAATTGGATAGTTATGCGGAAATATTAGCTCCTTATTGGGGGATAAGTGTTGAGAGAGCAAAAGTGCTGGTGAAAGAAAGAGCTGATATTAGAAAAGAAGTTGAAAATACAATATTTGTCGATAAAATCCTCGATGTAATAGCAGAAAAAGTTGAAAAAGAGGTAGTAGACGTGGATAAGGATAACAAAGAAGGTGAGGAAAATGAAAAAGAACAGTGAGTTTTTAGACCAATATGTTCCTATGGTTGTGGAAAGTACAGGTCGTTATGAGAGAGCTTATGATATATATTCAAGACTTTTAAAAGATAGAATAATATTTCTGGGAAGCGCAATAGATGATCACGTTGCTAATCTGGTTGTTGCACAACTATTGTTTTTAGAAGCGGAAGATCCCGATAAAGATATTCAGTTGTATATAAACTCTCCAGGAGGATCTGTAAGTGCGGGGCTCGCTGTTTATGATACAATGCAATATGTAAAATGTGATATTGCAACTATATGTATTGGTCAGGCTGCTTCAATGGGTGCTGTTTTACTTGCAGGTGGTGCAAAAGGTAAGAGATTTGCACTTCCCAACAGTAGAATAATGATTCATCAACCACTCGGTGGAGCTGAAGGTCCAGCAAAAGATGTTGAAATACTTGCCAAAGAATTGCTCAGAATAAAAAATAGAATAAATGAGATATTAAGCTATCACACAGGGCAGCCTATCGAAAAAATAGAAAAAGACACGGATCGTGACTTCTTTATGACAGCAGAGGAAGCCAGAGAATATGGAATAGTAGATAAAGTTATAGTACCTGGCGAAAAAAGGTAATATGTTATAATTAGAGGTGTAAAGTTTTTAAAGGAGGTATAGAAGGATGTCTGGACATAAC
This window encodes:
- the clpP gene encoding ATP-dependent Clp endopeptidase proteolytic subunit ClpP; protein product: MKKNSEFLDQYVPMVVESTGRYERAYDIYSRLLKDRIIFLGSAIDDHVANLVVAQLLFLEAEDPDKDIQLYINSPGGSVSAGLAVYDTMQYVKCDIATICIGQAASMGAVLLAGGAKGKRFALPNSRIMIHQPLGGAEGPAKDVEILAKELLRIKNRINEILSYHTGQPIEKIEKDTDRDFFMTAEEAREYGIVDKVIVPGEKR
- the map gene encoding type I methionyl aminopeptidase, producing MIFLKSKDQIEKMKVACQAVAAILEEAEKYVVEGASAWDLEIVADKILKEYRCKPAFKGYSGYPYITTVSVNDEVIHGFPLKKKVFKNGDIVSLDVGAIYDGYYGDGAFTYVVGGTTDQIGMKLVEVTKKSLERVISRIRGGIRLGDISHEIQSFVESNGFNVVRDFVGHGVGSKLHEDPQIPNYGKKGTGPIIKPGMTFAIEPMVTEGGWHVVILDDGWTVVTRDGKRAAHFEHTVLVTEDGAEVLTRFKG
- the rpsK gene encoding 30S ribosomal protein S11; translation: MARKTRRSASKRKKKIAIDHGVIHIKSTYNNTIVTLTDPDGKVIIWGSGGTAGFEGTRKGTPYAAQLAADKVAKEAVRLGIKKVDILVKGPGSGREAAIRTFQAAGLEIGIIKDVTPIPFNGCRPKKKRV
- the rpmJ gene encoding 50S ribosomal protein L36, translating into MKVQSSVKKRCEHCKIIKRKGKVYVICKVNPKHNQKQG
- the rpmD gene encoding 50S ribosomal protein L30, which codes for MKKLKITLIKSPIGYKYDQKDTVKRLGLRKLNSTVIKDDVPQIRGMIRKVRHLVKVEEIDE
- the rpsM gene encoding 30S ribosomal protein S13 translates to MARIVGVEIPNDKKVEIALTYIYGIGKTRAKQICENANIDPNKRVRELNEDEISRIASFIQQNYKVEGELRSEVMRNIKRLMDIGCYRGLRHKLGLPVRGQKTKSNARTRKGPRPSRIKKKK
- the rplQ gene encoding 50S ribosomal protein L17 encodes the protein MRHRVKKHRIGRYGSHRRATLRNLAREIIKHGSILTTTAKAKAVQSFFEKLMTKAIKAKKADKKEVSVALRREIFKAIGDRRLVNKLVDEIAPKFLERPGGYTAIYKVGPRRGDGAEMSLIKLVEEE
- the rpsD gene encoding 30S ribosomal protein S4; the encoded protein is MARYTGPQCKLCRREGMKLYLKGERCFTDKCAFDKRPYAPGDHGRARNKLTQYGIQLRAKQTMKRIYGVLEKQFRRYYEKAARQSGDTRENLVLQVERRLDNVVYRLGFAVNRNTARQLVNHGHVLVNGKKVSIPSYQVRPGDVIEVKEASRNIEPVKQAIELNKDKNRMPWLSADYENYKGVYERHPKLEEVIDLPVDVQAIIELYSR
- a CDS encoding DNA-directed RNA polymerase subunit alpha encodes the protein MEFVMPKKMKLEEMSEGEEHYYAKFILSPLEKGYATTIGNTLRRVLLSSIPSLAITDVRFVRPEKYHEFDTLEGVKEDIIEILLNLKKVQLRMETYVEEPVKMKIQKAGAGEILAKDIEVPAGVTITNPNLHIATLNEDADIEIEIYATVGKGFVPAAERVERPEIGWIVLDGVYNPVLKVNWRMENVRVGKKTDYDKLILEVWTKKSIRPIEAMKQAVRIIIDHFSVVEESLGDIEEVPISLEVSKEDTEEVVFENDVLQRKIEELDLSVRALNCLKRDRIETIGDLLERGEEELLKIKNFGSKSLDEVKEKLMEKFGLTFGKGDK
- the infA gene encoding translation initiation factor IF-1, producing MSNRDDIIKMEGTIVEALPNAMFRVELENGYKILAHISGKMRKNFIRLVPGDKVVVELTIYDLTKGRIIYRKKVEK
- the secY gene encoding preprotein translocase subunit SecY; this translates as MWKALKNALKIPELRDRIVFTLLMLIVFRLGIYIPVPGINLKAWGAAFTQLGSGAASGLLSFYDVFTGGAFRRFSIFSMSVTPYINAAIILQLLSSVIPSLKEMLKEGEEGRKKFQRYTRNLTVILGALQSFVVSFSLGRGFQNVLTVPLWTFTFVSTVSLLSGTMFLLWIGDRITEKGIGNGISVLIFAGIVARYPSYFRRAVLGGLNIFEWLFLIGVMILMVVGIIYVQQAERRITIQYASRMVGRRIYGGTSTHIPIKVNHSGVIPIIFAWAIVSIPVGIAQFTNSDTAKSLFGMSSPLIITIYAILIFFFTYFYSVVVFDPKDIASNIKSYGGYIPGIRPGKPTEQYITRVLNRITFVGALFLVTISLIPYVIQGVTGVNIWLGGTSALIAVGVALDVAQQMEAHLIMRNYEGFVKKGKLPGRR
- a CDS encoding trigger factor, producing MDIKELGIDKNVVTKEYVFSKQEIEIAERRVTNELNQKYTIEGFRRGRVPKSVFKTRFGKSFYEIFVFEKLIDNIYNSVKGENLLLVPEIAESTVNADEAKIVVYLHKKPEITIDYEKIKVKVTNKEQVLDNYVEFRLKTFQEENAILEPKDGEADYEDLVKVKVTILSNDTGKELIKEKEDEYVLYKDDERPIVTNVVGHKKGDIVEFDREFDVSEEGKKLSYHYKIEILEIYNRNLPEITDEFVKTTLSEMHLETVEALKNKLREEGEQIYESETKQSIREQILSLLPDATELDISEKTIDYAVRLIVANMKEENSFENFVKKYNNEEEALKELKEYYLHDLKKELALDKIAKENEIKKEVTDEELDSYAEILAPYWGISVERAKVLVKERADIRKEVENTIFVDKILDVIAEKVEKEVVDVDKDNKEGEENEKEQ
- a CDS encoding adenylate kinase, whose protein sequence is MNIVFLGPPGAGKGTYAKKLVELLGIPHISTGDMFREAISSGSELGKKVEEIVNKGELVPDDLTNAIVKDRLSKADCRKGFILDGFPRTLAQAKALDEILKSLNKSIEYAMYFEVSENVVVERISNRRICSKCGKIYNLITLPPKRKDFCDECGGKLYQRDDDKEDVVRRRYKIYMENTAPVIEFYRNQNKLFTINGAEGVEVVIKEVLNIIRR
- the rplO gene encoding 50S ribosomal protein L15 gives rise to the protein MRIEDLKPTPGSVKKRIRVGRGIASGKGKTSGKGHKGQKSRGAGKVRIWFEGGQTPLHRRLPKYGFKNFNKKVYTIVNVEQLEKLFESGEEVTPEKLIELGVVKKLNDGVKILGNGEITKPLTVIAHAFSSSARRKIEAVGGKVEVI